A region of Penaeus chinensis breed Huanghai No. 1 chromosome 38, ASM1920278v2, whole genome shotgun sequence DNA encodes the following proteins:
- the LOC125045837 gene encoding glycine-rich protein DOT1-like, producing GGGGGGGGGGGEGEGGGGGGRGRGEKGGGGGGGGGGGGGGGGGGGGGGGEGGGEGEGEGEGEGEGGEGEGGGGGGGGGGGGGGGGGGGGEGGEGGGGEGGGEGGGGGGGGGGGGGGGGGGGGGGGGGGGGGEGGGGGGGGGGGGGGGGGRGGGGGRGGGGGGGGGGGGGGGGGGGGGGGGGGGGGGGGGGGGG from the exons ggaggaggaggaggaggaggaggaggaggaggagaaggagaaggaggaggaggaggaggaagaggaagagg agaaaaaggaggaggaggaggaggaggaggaggaggaggaggaggaggaggaggaggaggaggaggaggaggaggagaaggaggaggagaaggagaaggagaaggagaaggagaaggagaaggaggagaaggagaaggaggaggaggaggaggaggaggaggaggaggaggaggaggaggaggaggaggaggaggagaaggaggagaaggaggaggaggagaaggaggaggagaaggaggaggaggaggaggaggaggaggaggaggaggaggaggaggaggaggaggaggaggaggaggaggaggaggaggaggaggaggagaag gaggaggaggaggaggaggaggaggaggaggaggaggaggaggaggaggaagaggaggaggaggaggaagaggaggagggggaggaggaggaggaggaggaggaggaggaggaggaggaggaggaggaggaggaggaggaggaggaggaggaggaggaggaggaggaggaggaggaggagga